A window of the Kosakonia radicincitans DSM 16656 genome harbors these coding sequences:
- a CDS encoding efflux RND transporter permease subunit has product MIAAVIRASLRNRLLILLAALVLTGWGIWAVQRAPLDALPDLSDVQVIIRASYPGKAPQIIEDQVTYPLTTAMLSVPGAKTVRGYSMFGDSYVYVLFEDDTDLYWARSRVLENLSQIQSSLPAGVNVGLGPDATGVGWIYEYALVDRSGKHNLADLRALQDWTLKFELKTVPNVAEVASVGGMVRQYQIVPDPARMRALNITHEQIVNAVQAANQESGGALLEMGEAEFMVRTTGYLRQLSDFRQIVIASREGVPVMLSDVATVRLGPELRRGVAEYNGEGEVAGGIIVMRYGKNALDTIHAVKAKLGEIQKTLPAGVEIVPVYDRSTLIEHAVETLTHKLIEEFIVVALVCTLFLFHFRSALVAIVSLPLGILGAFIVMHYQGINANIMSLGGIAIAIGAMVDAAIVMIENMHKVMEQWRHDNPDRQPTSADYWRCSERAAVEVGPALFCSLLIITLSFIPVFSLEAQEGRMFSPLAFTKSWAMAVAAGLGITLVPVLMGLFIRGKIPDEKANPINRFLIRLYEPLLDKVLAWPKATLGIALLLLVATLWPLSRLGSEFMPPLDEGDLLYMPSTLPGISAREASRLLQQTDRLIKSVPEVESVFGKAGRAETATDPAPLTMVETTIRFKPRDQWRPGMTPEKLVDELDKTVSIPGIANVWVPPIRNRLDMLATGIKSPVGIKVNGNNIADIERVAQQIEQVVKTVPGVTSALAERLAGGRYVDININRAQAARYGVSVKELQSLVSTLVGGENIGEVLQGRERFPINVRYPREIRDNVDDLRTLPVITENGSQIALGELADIVVTEGPPMLKSENARLSNWIYVDLRGRDLKSAVEEMQQRVVQQVKLPQGVTLSWSGQFEYLERATAKLKIVLPVTLMIIFVLLFITFKRVTDALLIMGTLPFSLIGGVWLLWLLGYNLSVAGAVGFIALSGVAAEFGVIMVLYLNHALDKYRQCDPQGGNKMLLRAIHEGAVLRVRPKVMTVATIMAGLLPIMWGSGSGSEVMSRIAAPMIGGMVTAPLLSMLVIPAVYYLLHRRR; this is encoded by the coding sequence ATGATCGCCGCCGTTATTCGTGCCTCGCTGCGCAATCGCTTGTTGATCCTGCTGGCCGCTCTGGTGCTGACCGGCTGGGGGATCTGGGCGGTTCAACGCGCACCGCTCGATGCACTACCGGATTTGTCGGATGTGCAGGTGATTATTCGCGCCAGCTATCCGGGCAAAGCGCCGCAAATTATTGAAGACCAGGTCACCTATCCACTCACCACTGCCATGCTTTCCGTGCCGGGCGCAAAAACGGTACGTGGCTATTCGATGTTCGGCGATTCCTATGTGTATGTTTTATTCGAGGACGATACCGATCTCTATTGGGCGCGATCGCGGGTGCTGGAGAATCTTAGCCAGATCCAGTCCTCGCTGCCTGCCGGGGTAAACGTCGGGCTGGGGCCGGATGCTACCGGCGTTGGCTGGATTTATGAGTATGCACTGGTCGATCGCAGCGGTAAGCACAATCTGGCGGATCTACGCGCTTTACAGGACTGGACGCTGAAGTTCGAGCTAAAAACGGTGCCGAACGTGGCGGAGGTCGCCAGTGTTGGCGGGATGGTACGTCAGTATCAGATTGTGCCGGATCCGGCACGAATGCGGGCGCTGAATATTACCCATGAACAGATTGTCAATGCGGTGCAGGCGGCAAACCAGGAGAGCGGCGGCGCGCTGCTGGAGATGGGCGAAGCCGAGTTCATGGTGCGTACAACCGGCTATTTGCGGCAGTTGTCGGATTTTCGTCAGATAGTGATCGCCAGCCGCGAGGGCGTGCCGGTGATGCTTTCAGATGTGGCGACGGTGCGGTTGGGTCCGGAACTACGACGCGGCGTGGCGGAGTACAACGGCGAAGGGGAAGTTGCAGGCGGTATTATCGTCATGCGTTACGGCAAAAATGCGCTGGATACTATCCACGCCGTTAAAGCCAAATTGGGTGAAATACAGAAAACGCTGCCCGCCGGGGTGGAGATCGTACCGGTTTATGACCGTTCAACGCTGATTGAGCATGCGGTTGAGACGCTCACCCATAAACTGATTGAAGAGTTTATCGTTGTTGCTCTGGTTTGTACGCTGTTCTTGTTCCACTTCCGCTCTGCGCTGGTGGCCATTGTCTCGTTGCCGCTGGGGATTCTTGGCGCGTTTATTGTCATGCACTATCAGGGCATCAACGCCAACATTATGTCGCTTGGCGGGATTGCCATCGCCATTGGCGCCATGGTGGATGCCGCGATTGTGATGATCGAGAACATGCATAAGGTGATGGAGCAGTGGCGACATGATAACCCCGATCGTCAACCGACGAGTGCTGATTACTGGCGCTGTTCAGAGCGGGCGGCGGTGGAAGTTGGTCCTGCTCTGTTTTGCAGCCTGTTGATCATCACGCTGTCATTTATTCCGGTGTTTTCGCTAGAAGCGCAGGAAGGGCGCATGTTTTCCCCGCTGGCATTTACCAAAAGCTGGGCGATGGCGGTTGCGGCAGGGCTTGGGATCACGCTTGTACCGGTGCTGATGGGGTTGTTTATTCGCGGCAAAATCCCCGATGAAAAAGCAAATCCGATTAACCGCTTTCTGATCCGTCTGTACGAGCCGCTACTGGATAAAGTGCTGGCATGGCCGAAAGCGACGCTGGGCATTGCGCTGCTGTTGCTGGTGGCGACGCTGTGGCCGTTAAGTCGTCTGGGCAGTGAGTTTATGCCGCCGCTCGATGAAGGCGATTTATTGTATATGCCCTCGACGCTACCGGGGATTTCCGCCCGTGAAGCCAGCCGTTTGTTGCAGCAAACCGATCGGCTGATCAAAAGCGTGCCGGAAGTGGAAAGCGTGTTTGGTAAAGCGGGAAGGGCGGAGACGGCAACGGATCCTGCGCCGCTCACCATGGTGGAAACGACCATCCGCTTTAAACCGCGTGACCAGTGGCGCCCTGGAATGACGCCGGAGAAACTGGTTGATGAGCTGGATAAGACCGTGAGTATTCCGGGGATTGCGAATGTCTGGGTACCGCCGATCCGTAACCGCCTGGATATGTTGGCGACCGGTATTAAAAGCCCGGTCGGCATAAAGGTGAACGGTAATAACATCGCCGATATCGAGCGCGTGGCGCAGCAAATCGAGCAGGTTGTGAAAACCGTGCCGGGAGTGACTTCGGCACTGGCGGAAAGGCTGGCGGGCGGGCGCTATGTCGATATCAACATCAACCGGGCGCAGGCCGCGCGTTATGGCGTTTCGGTGAAAGAGCTGCAATCACTGGTTTCCACGTTGGTGGGTGGGGAAAATATTGGCGAAGTGCTGCAAGGTCGTGAACGCTTCCCGATTAATGTGCGTTATCCGCGTGAAATACGCGATAACGTCGATGATCTGCGCACATTACCCGTAATAACCGAGAATGGCAGCCAGATTGCACTTGGTGAGCTGGCCGATATCGTAGTTACGGAAGGGCCACCGATGCTGAAAAGCGAAAATGCGCGCCTGTCCAACTGGATTTACGTCGATCTGCGCGGACGAGATTTAAAATCCGCCGTTGAAGAGATGCAGCAGCGAGTGGTGCAGCAGGTTAAGCTACCGCAAGGTGTGACACTGTCGTGGTCCGGTCAGTTTGAATATCTGGAGCGTGCAACGGCGAAGCTGAAGATCGTCTTGCCGGTAACGTTAATGATTATCTTTGTCTTGCTGTTTATTACCTTCAAACGTGTCACCGATGCCCTGTTAATAATGGGGACATTACCCTTCTCATTGATTGGTGGTGTCTGGTTATTGTGGCTACTGGGATATAACTTATCCGTTGCCGGGGCCGTTGGATTTATTGCGCTGTCCGGTGTTGCGGCGGAGTTCGGCGTTATTATGGTGCTCTATCTGAACCACGCACTGGATAAATATCGTCAATGCGATCCGCAGGGAGGAAATAAGATGTTGCTGCGGGCAATTCATGAGGGGGCCGTATTGCGTGTGCGGCCGAAGGTGATGACTGTCGCGACTATTATGGCAGGATTGTTGCCCATCATGTGGGGCAGTGGCAGCGGATCAGAGGTCATGAGCCGTATCGCTGCGCCGATGATCGGCGGTATGGTCACTGCGCCATTACTGTCGATGCTGGTCATTCCGGCGGTGTATTACTTGTTGCATCGTCGACGCTAA